In Cytobacillus oceanisediminis, the following proteins share a genomic window:
- a CDS encoding MATE family efflux transporter, with amino-acid sequence MKEEVVDAKLKNVQSNKDRLKIIIVLAIPAVIENFFQTILGFVDTYFVSKLGLAEVSAVGVTNAVLAIYFALFMAIGVAANVRIANFLGANLPEKARHISQQSVVLAILFGLLTGVITLFFAEPLLKLMGIEADVLEAGSLYFRIVGIPSIFMSLMFVLSAILRGAGDTKTPMKVSIMINIINAVLDYVLIFGFIFIPEMGIVGAALATVFSRVVGSAALLYYLNRSKLLAFRRDYWKLDKVHLMELTTLGAPAAGERLVMRAGQIVYFGFVVALGTNAFAAHQIAGNIEVFSYMIGYGFATAATILVGQQIGAGNLDEARRYAKLTTVLTLASMSVLGAMLFFLGDWAGRFFTEDQEVIGNIGTALKISGVFQPFLAMLMVLTGAFQGANNTKFPMYLTAIGMWAVRTLLVYLLGIKLGWGLAGVWIAIGIDIAVRAVVLVIQFQRGKWMALEKAPEAESECHPQTTKENMSACVNNY; translated from the coding sequence TTGAAAGAAGAAGTTGTAGATGCAAAACTGAAAAATGTTCAGTCTAATAAAGATAGGCTAAAAATTATTATTGTGCTTGCCATTCCCGCTGTCATAGAAAATTTTTTTCAAACCATCCTTGGTTTTGTAGACACCTACTTTGTCTCAAAGTTAGGCTTAGCGGAAGTGTCCGCTGTAGGAGTTACCAATGCTGTCCTTGCTATCTATTTTGCTCTGTTCATGGCGATTGGGGTGGCTGCAAACGTTAGAATTGCAAATTTTCTTGGAGCGAACTTGCCGGAAAAGGCAAGGCATATTTCCCAGCAATCTGTAGTCCTAGCCATACTGTTTGGTTTGCTTACGGGAGTAATTACCCTTTTTTTTGCAGAACCATTACTGAAGCTTATGGGAATAGAGGCTGATGTGTTAGAAGCTGGTTCTCTTTATTTTCGAATAGTAGGCATTCCGTCTATCTTCATGTCTTTAATGTTTGTATTGAGTGCCATACTTAGAGGGGCTGGAGATACAAAAACACCGATGAAGGTAAGTATCATGATAAATATTATTAACGCTGTCCTAGATTATGTTTTGATATTCGGTTTTATATTTATTCCTGAAATGGGAATTGTAGGAGCTGCCCTGGCTACTGTTTTTTCACGTGTCGTTGGAAGTGCTGCGCTTTTATACTATCTGAATCGGTCAAAACTTCTCGCTTTCCGCCGTGATTATTGGAAACTGGACAAGGTACATTTAATGGAACTCACAACACTCGGTGCACCAGCTGCTGGAGAACGATTAGTAATGAGGGCAGGACAAATAGTGTATTTTGGATTTGTTGTTGCACTCGGAACAAATGCTTTTGCCGCACACCAAATCGCAGGAAATATAGAGGTCTTTTCATATATGATTGGTTACGGGTTCGCAACGGCAGCGACAATACTAGTCGGTCAGCAAATCGGGGCCGGTAACCTAGATGAAGCGAGAAGATATGCCAAGCTTACAACCGTCTTAACTTTAGCATCAATGTCTGTTCTTGGAGCTATGCTATTCTTTCTTGGTGATTGGGCGGGAAGGTTCTTTACAGAGGATCAGGAGGTAATCGGAAATATAGGAACAGCTTTAAAGATATCGGGCGTTTTTCAACCCTTTTTAGCTATGCTTATGGTATTAACAGGGGCATTCCAAGGTGCAAACAATACAAAATTTCCAATGTACCTGACCGCCATTGGAATGTGGGCCGTGCGTACACTCCTTGTCTATTTATTGGGCATAAAACTAGGTTGGGGTTTAGCAGGTGTCTGGATTGCCATTGGAATTGACATTGCAGTTAGGGCAGTTGTACTCGTTATTCAGTTCCAAAGAGGAAAATGGATGGCACTCGAAAAAGCTCCTGAAGCGGAATCTGAATGCCATCCGCAGACGACCAAAGAAAATATGTCTGCTTGTGTAAATAACTATTAA
- a CDS encoding F510_1955 family glycosylhydrolase, with translation MKNSLLLAVLGLTFSLAACGQAEEKDNKDIESEAQTDEQGSGEEVASNSFFEVFDGKIDHIHGVGYSGNQGKPFYAAHDGLKVYDGGNWYKTKEENNDYMGFNATKDGFYTSGHPGQDSNLPNPLGIQKSTDDGKTLQQLAVEGETDFHLMGVGYENQVIFLMNPKKNSIMETGNFYLSEDNANTWKKVAANGLDDTLLSVAVHPQKADYLAASGQQGIYLSKDKGETFERISKSGQGTSVFFTNNNLIYGTYDGTAKLTKVSLSNETEEEITLPKMKEDAVRYFAQNPNNEQEMTFVSFNGDIYYTTDGANNWDAIVEAGKIK, from the coding sequence GGCCAGGCTGAAGAAAAAGATAACAAGGATATCGAATCAGAAGCCCAAACTGATGAACAGGGAAGCGGGGAAGAGGTAGCATCCAATAGCTTTTTTGAAGTCTTTGATGGGAAAATTGATCACATCCACGGGGTAGGCTATTCCGGAAATCAAGGTAAGCCCTTTTATGCAGCTCATGATGGATTAAAGGTTTATGATGGAGGGAATTGGTATAAAACTAAGGAAGAAAACAATGACTATATGGGCTTTAATGCAACAAAAGACGGCTTTTATACGAGTGGGCACCCTGGACAGGATTCAAACCTTCCAAATCCATTAGGAATACAGAAGAGTACCGATGATGGAAAAACACTTCAACAGCTAGCTGTTGAAGGTGAAACAGATTTCCATCTGATGGGAGTAGGGTATGAAAATCAGGTGATTTTCCTAATGAATCCAAAGAAAAATTCCATTATGGAAACAGGCAATTTCTATCTTAGCGAAGATAACGCAAATACATGGAAGAAAGTAGCTGCAAATGGTCTTGATGATACATTGCTCAGTGTTGCTGTACATCCCCAAAAAGCTGATTATTTGGCCGCATCAGGTCAGCAAGGAATATACCTGTCAAAGGATAAAGGTGAAACCTTTGAACGAATTTCTAAAAGCGGACAAGGCACGTCCGTCTTTTTTACAAATAACAACTTAATCTACGGGACTTACGATGGTACAGCTAAGCTGACAAAGGTTTCTCTGTCTAATGAAACAGAAGAGGAAATAACATTGCCTAAAATGAAAGAAGATGCAGTTAGGTATTTTGCTCAAAACCCAAATAATGAACAGGAAATGACGTTTGTTTCATTTAATGGAGACATATATTATACAACTGATGGAGCTAATAACTGGGATGCCATTGTAGAAGCAGGCAAAATTAAATGA